A window of Halomicrobium zhouii genomic DNA:
CTCCGGCGAGAACTGCGTCACCGCCCGGATGGACCAGGTGAACTTCAAGCGGCCGATCCCGGTCGGTGACGTGGCACTGATCCGGGCGTACGTCTTCGAGGCCGGGCGGACGAGTGTCCAGGTTCGCCTGGAGGCGTTTCGAGAGGATCCGCGAACGGGCGACCGCGTCCCGACGACCGAATCCTACTCCGTCTACGTCGCCGTCGACGACGACGGCGAACCGACGTCCGTCCCCGAGTTGACCGTCGACTCCGAGCGGGGTTGCGAACTCCACGAGCAGGCGGTCGCCGAGAACGCCGAGCGCTGAGTAGTCACTGCCGACCCGATTCGTCGTTCTCGAACCGTGCTAACGGGTACCCTTTTCCCGACACCGACCATCTCTCCGGACATGACTCTCGACGTTGACGCGCCGGAGCCCCCAGCGCTCGACCCCGCCCAGGACGCGGCGGACTACGACGACGCCGACCCTGGCGGGAGCGAGTACCGACGCGAGGAACTCGAATCGTTTCTCGAAGACGGCGCGTGGGAACAGGCGTTCGAGAAGTGGGCCGACGACACGGACCTGTCGGAGACGGCGTTCGACGTCGTGGTCGACCTGGAACTGATCGGCGAGTTCGACTTCTTCTGGGACGCCTTCGCCACCCGCGTCGGCTATCACGCCCCCGGCCTCCCGGAGAACTGGCGCGAGCGAGAGATCCACCCGGACCTCGACTCCTGGGACACGGTTTCGGGCATCAACGCCGCCATGGCGGAACTCGGCGGCGTCGTGAGCGAGGTGCTCGAAGAGGAGTACGTCGACTGGGAGAGCGAGTACGACGGTCCCGACGACCTCCCGCAGTTCGAGTGAGCAGACTCCGGACCGGCACGCTGATTAGCCCCTGGAAAGATCCGTGTAGGTATGAACGAAGTGGTCCCACCGACCGAGCGGACCTGCGAACGATGCGGGCGACGGGACGTCTGGGACGAGGACGTCTCCACCTGGCGTATCGATTCCGAGGACGGCGAGAAGCTCATCGGTGACCCGTACTGTCTCCACGAGTGGGACATCAACGGGAACTACAACCCGCTCGCCGAGTGACTCCATCGCGGCACTCTCGAGACGATCGTCGCTGAAACTGCGGTACTATCTGGATTACCTCGACCTCTTTTCTGCGGGGCCATCTATACTCCGCCTATGCCGACAGCCCTGGTCGCGGTTCCGCTCTCGGAGAGCGAACCGCTCGCACGAGCGCTCGTCGAGAAGCGTCTGGCCGCGAGCGTCAACAGCGTCAACTGCACGTCGACGTACCGCTGGGACGGTGCGGTACAGTTCGCAGACGAGGCGATACTCGTGGTCAAGACGACTGCCGACCGCTACGACGACGTCGTCGAACTGGTGGAACGGCGCCACCCCTACGAGGTGGTCCCGATCGAACGGTTCGACGAATCGGACGCCACTCCCGACTTCGTCGAGTGGCGTCGAGAGAGCGTCGCCGAGAAGTAGTTAGCGGCGTCGGCCGGTGGCGAGGGTAGCCACCGCCTCGTGTAACAGAACTAGTCCCTGGGGACGGCGACCAGCGATCCGGTCGTGTTGCCGTCCGTGCCGCTCTCGGTCGTCTCGTCACCGGTCGTGTCGGTGGTCGAATCGCCGTCGGAGCCGTCCGTCTCGTTCCCGGCCGTCACGTTCTCCGAGCCGTCGGACTCGTTGCCCTGCTCGTTGGGGTTGAACAGTTCTGACCGTTCCATGTCGACAGTCGACACCGAGTCGTCCTTCCCGATGACCTGGCCCTCGGTGACGTCGGTCGTTCCGCTCCAGGAGTAGACGGTTCCGTTGTCGGCCTGCGTCGCCGTCTGGAACTGGTAGCTGGAGTTCGCCCGGACGCTCACGTTGGTGTGTCCCTCGTCGGGACCCCACTCGTCGTAGCCGGTCGTGGAGTAGGGAACGGTCATCGTGAATTCGCCGTTCTCGTCGGTCTCGGCGACCTGGTGGTAGGTGAACGTCTCGTCGGACCCGGGCATCTGCATCTCGACCTGTCCGCGGACGGTCGTGTCCGCGGGGCCGGTCCCCTCGATGGTCGCGCCGGGGACGCGCTCGAAGACCTTCGTCCAGCGCGGCTCGGTCGGCTGGAGGAAGTCAGCAGCGCCCTGGCTGAGGCAGGCGTACGAGCCGTCTCCCTGGGGAAGTGCCACGTCGCTATTGCAGTCCGCCCGGTTCTGGACCTCTGTCACGGCGCCCTGGTTGCCGAACAGTGCCAGTGCGGTCGACAGCAACCCGCGGTTGTAGTTGTTGCTCGTGGTCGCGGACCGTTCGCTGGCACCGACGAGGCGGTAGTGTTCCATCGCTTCGACCCGCTGGCTCGGCTTGCCGCCGATGCCACCGATCTGGGCCGTGCTGTCGTTCGCGACGTAGGCCCGCGCGTCTGCCATCGAATCGAACTGGCGGATGGTGGACGAGTTCGGTTCCTGCGGCGGAACGGCGTTGACGGTCGCGCCGTTCTGTACCTGTGTGGGACTCCAGTCGATGACGTACGGTTCGGGCTCCACGGCGCTCCCGTGGTGCTGGTAGAGCCGAACGGCCGTCGTGTTGTAGAACTCCTGAGACTGCAGGCGGAAGTACGCGCCGTTCTGGAGGTTGTAGTAGATCCGTTGCGTGTAATCGCTCAGGGTGACGTCGCCCTCGTCGTAGAACTGTGTGGGTGCGAAGAACTTCCCGCGGTAGTTGGAGTACGTGTCGACCATCTTGTAGTCGATAACGACGTAGCGGGTCTTCGCGTCGTCCTCGTCCATCTCGTCGAGAACGTCGTTGGCCTGCGTCTCGTTCGGCGCGACCAGGAAGTTAGCCGCGGTGGTCGCTCCCTGCTGGAACGGGTTGGCGTTCGGAATCCGCTCACCGATGGTCGTGATCCAGTGCCCGTAGTCCCACCAGGAGAGGACGCCGTACTCGCCCCGCGCGTAATCGTAGTCGTCCGTTTTCGAGTAGGTGCCGTAGTAGTCCAGATTACTGTCGCTCCCGTTGAATGCGCCCTCCTCGGGCGTGTTCTCTTCCATCCAGCCGAGACCTTCACTCCACGCCCGGATGTCGCCGTCGGGGTGGTTGAAACCCTGGTCGGGCGACCCTGCGGCGACCGCCGTCGGCGCGATGGGGACGAGGATAACGAGGAGAATGGCGACGATAGTCAGGGCCTGGTACGCCTCGATGTTCGTCACGTCGCCGTCCAGTTCGAGGTCGATCCAGCCGACGACGATGCTCACCGCGTACCCCGTCAACACCGCGACCGGGAACACGAGGTAGTACTGGAAACGGGCCTGGGTGAACGTCGTCGCGGTCATGAGGGCGAGCCAGACGACCACGAGCAATTGTTCGGCCGGAATGTGGTCGTCCCAGACGTGGCGGGCAAGAACGACGAGACCGCCAAGGAAACCCAGGAACAGGGCGAACCCGTAGGCGTCGAACAGTTGCTGGATACCGTAGCCGAGGCCCTGTCGTTCCCAGTTGACCAGTGGCTGCACCTCACCGACGGTGCCACCGGCCTCGCTCGTCGTGAAGCCGAGCCCGAAGATCCGCAGGAGTTGATTGACGAAGTAATCGAAGACGCCTGGGAGGACGAGCCACGTAAGGAGGACGAGGCCGCCGACGATGCCGCCGACGCTCACCGGGTAGAGCGTCCTGTCGAGGTCGCGGTCTTCCCACTCGCGAGCCAGCCACGCCATGAATACGCAACCGCCAGCCACGGCGAACGCGAGGAGTGGATGCAGGATCGAGTGATCGGTCGCTGTCAGCGTGGCGGTCTGCGTCGACGGGAGTATCGTGACGCCCGTGACGGCCAGCATCACCGCACCGGCGAATGCGGTGTGTTCCGGACTCTCGCCGCGGAGCACTTCGAGGCACATCTGGACGAGCAGGAAGACGCCCACGATCCCGATGAGGAGGACACCGAAGGGCCAGACCCAGAGGTAGAGCGTGATCGCGAACCCGGCGAGTGCGCTCCAGAGGAGCGTGGGCCGGAGCGTGTCGAAGTCACGTTCGACGACTTGCTCGTAGATCGGTTTCTCGCGGTGGGCGGCCGTGATGGCGACCATCACAGCCAGGATGCCGAGCGTCTGGAACAGCGCCTCGGCGACGTGGTGGTCGGCGAATCCGACTCGACTCCGGTTGAAGAAGGAACCGACGGAGAAGGCGAGGACGGTGACGGCGGTGATGCCACCGAGCCGACCGCCGAGACGCCGACCGATGACGTACGTCGGGATGCCGGCCGCCGCCGCGAAGAACGCCGGGGCGACGAGGACGGTCATGGCGACCGTCTGGTCGCTCGGAGAACCGAGCCCCACGACGAGTGCGGCGGTGGCGATTATCTGGTCGAACAGCGTCCCGAACTGACCCGACGCGTTGCCGTACGGGAAGTAGGTCCACGGGTCGAACGGCATCGTCGCCGGCCAGTTCCGCACCGTGTAGGAGACCGAGCGATAGTGATACCAGGCGTCGTTCCCGTGAAACAGTACCTCACCGTCGACGACGAAGTTAGAGACGCTCCGAAGCCGATTCCACAGCATGAACGCGAGCAACAGTGCGACGACCGGGATGTGGTAGTTGGCTGTAACCCAGTCGGCGGCTGACTCGAGTTCGGGGTTCTCTTCGAGGCGGCCCCGCCATTGACTCATTGGACGGAAGGAGTCACATCGTCTCCATAAGCCTTGTCATATAACCGGGATCCGACGTCGAACGCTTATATGCGAACGGCCCACCACACCGACCGAATTTCCGGGCCAGGGGTGCGAACGCGGCCGGCGGATCGGCGGATGAAAACGCCTTTCTCGCATCGCTGTCACCGGAGTGATATGCGCGTCTCGGTCGTCCTCTGTACGCACACGCTCGATCGATACAGCGACTTCTCGGAAGCGGCCCGGAGTGTGCTCGACCAGACGTACGACGACGTGGAACTGGTCCTCGTCTCCGACGGCGACGAAGCCGTCTACGACCGGTTCCAGAAAGATTTCGGTGACCGGGACGACGTCGTTCTCCACTGCAACGAGGAGAACGTCGGCCTGCTGCAGAGCCGGAACAACGGTGCCAAGGTCGCCACGGGCGACGTCGTCGCGTTCGTGGACGACGACGCCGTCGCCGACGAACGATGGGTCGAGGAACTTGTAGACGTCTACGAGGCCCGGGACGTCCGAGCGGTCGGCGGACGTATGACACCCGCCTGGATTGCCGGGAAGCCAGCGTTCCTGCCCGAGGAGTTCTACTGGCTCGTCGGCGTGACACAGCGCGGGTTCGGGCCCGCCGACGGCGACGAGGACACGCCGGGCGAGGTGCGCAACACCTTCGGGTCGAACATCTCCTTCGACCGCGAGACGTTCCTGGATCTCGGCGGGTTCGAGGACGACATCGGGGGGCGCAAGGGCGACGCCAACTTGCAAGGCGGCGAGACCGAACTCGCGGCCCGGCTCGACGCCCAGTACGGTTATCGCGTCTACTACAATCCAGACGCGAAGGTCGCCCACAAGGTGTTCGACTACCGCACCGACCCTGTCTGGCTTCTGGACAGGGCGTTCTGGCAGGGCTACTCCAAGCGAGGGATGGAGGTGTTCGTCCCCGGGTCGACGGGTGAGGAGTCGGAATTTCTCGGTCAGCTACTCACCGAGTTCGTTCCGTCGCGTATCAGCGACCTCGTTTCAGGACCATCGCTCGAGAAGGCCCTCCAGCTCGTCATGCTCTTCGTTTTCACGGGCGCCGTCGGGCTCGGGTACCTCTACGGCGTGGTGAAGTGGCAGTGACCGCCCGGCCACCCCAGATGTCGATACCCTTATGCCGCTCTCGTGGTTCGAATCGGCCATGATTGGCGCGTCGGCGGACGGGTCTGAATCGGCCGCTTTCGACGACGCGATCTCGGATCTTGACGTCGCTCTCGCCCACTGGCACGTCAACGCCTGGGGTGGTGCCGAGTACCTCGTGACGAAACTCGCGGAGGTTCTCGACGTCGACCGGATTTACACGACTGGGACGCCATCTCCCGACGACCCGAACCCGTACGGCGACGTCGAGTTCTACGACGTGACCCAGGACCTCTCACCGGCGCCCCTGCGTCGATTCCAGACCCGGTTCGGCCGCGTGTTCGAGTACGCACTCTGGGAGGACGTCGACTGGCGCGAGTACGGCTATCCCGACGTCCTCGTCACATCGGGGGCGACGACGCGGGCTGTCATCACGCCGGACGACACCCTGCACGTCAACTACTGTCACTCGCCGCCGCGGTGGTTCTACGACCTCTATCACGACCGGAAAGGCTCTCTTTCGGGGATGCTCGCCCGGCCAATCGTCCGGTATCTCCGCATGCGCGACATGACTGTCGACCCACGCGTCGACCGCTACTTCGTCAACAGTCCCATCATCGCCCGACGATTGAAGAAGTTCTTCAAACGCGACGGGGAGGTTCTCTATCCGCCGCTCGACCTCGATACGTATCACAATGACGGCGACGAGGGATTCTATCTCCACCTCGGCCGGCTCGACGAGGAGAAAGGCATCGAGGCGGTCGTGGAGGCGTTCGCCGCCGGGACGGACCGGAAACTCGTCCTCTGTGGCGGCGAGGGTGACGCCGACGACGACGTCCGTGCCCTGATAGACCGCGCCGCGAACATCGACTATCGTGGGTTCGTCTCCCAGGAGGAGAAGCATCGTCTCCTGGCCACCTGTCGCGCCGTCGTCTTCAACGGTCGCAACGAGGATTTCGGCATCGTCCCCATCGAGGCGAACGCGAGCGGTAAGCCGGTGCTGGCCCGAAACGAGGGCTTTCCCGGCCTCTTCGTCGAGGACGGCGAGAACGGGCTTCTCCACGACGGGACTCCGCGTGGGATCGTGGATGCAGTCGACAGGCTCGAACGGGACGGCGTCTCCGGAGATCGCCGGTCGATGGTCGAAAACTTCTCAATCGAAGCGTTCGAGAATCAGCTCACTGAGACGCTGGTCGAGCGATACGAGTCGTTCGAGACGGCGATCGAGACCAGCGACGACTTACGACGAACTCGTTGATACATGACCGACACTATCGTACTCGGCCTCGACGGCGCCAACTGGGCTCTACTGGAGCCCTGGATCGAAGACGGACGGCTTCCGAACATCGCTTCGCTCCGCGAATCGGGTGTCTGGACCGACATGGAGAGCTGTCTCCCCCCGGTAACGTGCCCCAATTGGCGCTGCTACTCTACCGGAAAGAACCCCGGCAAACTGAGCGTTTTCTGGTGGGAGAAGATCGATACCGATGCACGGACGCTCACGACGCCGAACTCGCGTTCTTTCAAGAGCGCGAACTACTGGGACTATCTCAACGACGAAGGGCTGACTGCGGGTATCGTGAACCTCCCGATGTCGTACCCGCCGTTCGACGTCGACGAGTACATGGTGGCCGGCGGCCCCGGAAGCGAACAGGAATCCTATACGTACCCACCGGAGTTGGCCGACCAACTCGACGGTGACGGCTACCGCTTGCACCCCGATACCCCCGTCGCGTCGAAGGAGGACCGGGCGGCGGCCGACGCGATGGTCGACCTCATTGACCAGCGCCTGGCGACGTTCAGGCAACTGCTCGACGACGGCGACGTCGACGTCGCGCACCTGACCGTCTTTTACGTCAACGTCCTCCAGCATTTCTTCTGGCGTGGCGAACCGACCCGCAGCGCCTGGGAGGTCATCGACGAGCACATCGGTGCGATCCGCGAAGACTACCCAGACGCGACGCTGATGCTGATGTCGGATCATGGCTGTAAAGACGTCGACACCGTCTTTTACATCAACAGCTGGCTCGAAGAAGAGGGGTATCTGGTGACGGAGACCGATGCGGCGGACGCCCTCACCGGCGTGGGAATCAACAAGAAGGAGATTTCCAAGCTGGCTCACAAACTCGGTGTGCACGATCTCGTTACGAGCCTGGCTCCGGAGTGGCTGACGTCGTCTATCCCCGAAGACGAGGAGGGGTTCAAACGCGAACAGAAACTCGAGAAGGTCGACTGGGACCGCTCACGTGCCATCGCCAGCGGCCAGGGACTCGTCTACCTCATCGACGACGACCCGGCGACGCGAGACGAACTCGTGGCCGACCTCGAATCACTGACCAACCCGAGCGGCGCCCCCATAGCGAGGGAAGTCTTCACCAGCGAAGAGGCTTACAGCGGCGACTACGTCAGTGATGCACCTGACATCGTCTTCGATCAGCGGCCCGGGGTGCACACCAGCGGCGCGATCGGGTCCAATCCAGTCTTCGATGACGTCGGTCACTGGGAAGCGGAGAACATCAGGACTGGTCTTTACCTGGCCGACGGCCCCGACGTCGACGCGGATTCGCTGCCGGAGACCATCTCGATAACCGACGTCGCCCCCACAGTGCTCACCAGCGTCGACTGCGCTGTCCCCAGTGACGTCGATGGGGAGCCCCTCGATCTGTTCAGCGATGCGGCGGTTCGGGAACGGGAACCCATTCCGTTCGACGGCCTCGAGTCCTCGTCGGGTGAAGAGGTGCAGGAACGTCTCGAAGACCTCGGCTACCTCGAATGACTGTCTGCATCACGGGCGACGTCCACCACATGTCCATGGAGACCCGCGACCAGGCGTACATGGACGGAACCGAGGTCGAAGCAGCCGTGGAATACGCTCGAATCGCGGGTAAATACGATGTGCCAGTCACGCTGTTTCTCACCGGTAAGAGCGTCATAGAGGAACCTGAAAAGGTCCGTACACTCGTCGCCATGGACAACGTCGAACTCGGCGGTCACGACTACTGGGCGTTCACAACGCCCGTTCACGCAGCCTGGCGGGCGCTAGGTAAGGTCACGAGGAATCGGATAGGCTCGTGGAACGGACCACGCCCCTTCCAGGCTCACGAGATTCGGAAGACTGTGGCGGCGTTCGGCGATCTCGGTGTCACCGTTCGGTCCTGGCGCGATCACGCCTACCGTCACGACCGCCACACTGCGGACCTCCTCTCACAGTACGACATCACCCACTTCTCCGACACCGTCGAACCTGACGGGACAGTCCACAAGGAAAACGGGCTTACGGTCGTCCCCGTTAACACGCCACCTGATCACGAGCATGTTTATCATTCGTTCCGGACGCGCGACTTCGTTGCTAACGACGACTTCGAGGGGCCATTCGGGGCTGAGTCTCGGGACGTGGAGGACTGGGCCGAATGGGTCCTTGACCACGTTGCCGACCACCGATGTGCGGGCAAGACCGCGACCGTGCTCGCCCACCCGGCCTGTATGCAGCTCGCGGATGGGTTCACGGCATTCGAAGACCTGTGTGCTGCCATCGATGGCGGTCGTTTTCTCTCGGCCGTCGAGGGCTGACCGCTGAAGTGACTCGAAATGTTTTATCATCCATGCGAATGAGCAAGCTCCAATGAAGACGTTACTGCTGACCGTCGACGCACTTCGGGCCGACCACCTCGGTCAGTACGGCTACGAGCGAGATACCATGCCGGTGCTTGACGATCTCGTTGAGGACGGAACTCGTTTCACGTCGGCATTCGCAAACGGGACGTACACTCGCATCTCGGTTCCTTCGTTCCAGACATCGCAATATCTCGCGTACGAGAACTTAGAGGCGATGCCAAAGATCGCACCGATCCTGGAAGATGGCGGCATCGAGACCGCGGTGATTGGGACTCAGACTGGCATCGGACTCGTACATGGGGGATTCGGGTATGGGGAAACCATTGATCTCGGTCGTGACGATAACTTCGTCGAGGCTAACGCCGACAGACCGCTTGGGGAGTTAGTCGCCTACCGGGTGAACAAGGTCGCCACCCGAATCAGTCAAGGGCTCCAGCACCGGGGAGCCGACCGTCTCT
This region includes:
- a CDS encoding acyl-CoA thioesterase produces the protein MPDLMDTYIENRWLVQPNHANNLQTTHGGNVLKWMDELGALSAMRFSGENCVTARMDQVNFKRPIPVGDVALIRAYVFEAGRTSVQVRLEAFREDPRTGDRVPTTESYSVYVAVDDDGEPTSVPELTVDSERGCELHEQAVAENAER
- a CDS encoding HEWD family protein — encoded protein: MNEVVPPTERTCERCGRRDVWDEDVSTWRIDSEDGEKLIGDPYCLHEWDINGNYNPLAE
- the cutA gene encoding divalent-cation tolerance protein CutA; the protein is MPTALVAVPLSESEPLARALVEKRLAASVNSVNCTSTYRWDGAVQFADEAILVVKTTADRYDDVVELVERRHPYEVVPIERFDESDATPDFVEWRRESVAEK
- a CDS encoding oligosaccharyl transferase, archaeosortase A system-associated, producing the protein MSQWRGRLEENPELESAADWVTANYHIPVVALLLAFMLWNRLRSVSNFVVDGEVLFHGNDAWYHYRSVSYTVRNWPATMPFDPWTYFPYGNASGQFGTLFDQIIATAALVVGLGSPSDQTVAMTVLVAPAFFAAAAGIPTYVIGRRLGGRLGGITAVTVLAFSVGSFFNRSRVGFADHHVAEALFQTLGILAVMVAITAAHREKPIYEQVVERDFDTLRPTLLWSALAGFAITLYLWVWPFGVLLIGIVGVFLLVQMCLEVLRGESPEHTAFAGAVMLAVTGVTILPSTQTATLTATDHSILHPLLAFAVAGGCVFMAWLAREWEDRDLDRTLYPVSVGGIVGGLVLLTWLVLPGVFDYFVNQLLRIFGLGFTTSEAGGTVGEVQPLVNWERQGLGYGIQQLFDAYGFALFLGFLGGLVVLARHVWDDHIPAEQLLVVVWLALMTATTFTQARFQYYLVFPVAVLTGYAVSIVVGWIDLELDGDVTNIEAYQALTIVAILLVILVPIAPTAVAAGSPDQGFNHPDGDIRAWSEGLGWMEENTPEEGAFNGSDSNLDYYGTYSKTDDYDYARGEYGVLSWWDYGHWITTIGERIPNANPFQQGATTAANFLVAPNETQANDVLDEMDEDDAKTRYVVIDYKMVDTYSNYRGKFFAPTQFYDEGDVTLSDYTQRIYYNLQNGAYFRLQSQEFYNTTAVRLYQHHGSAVEPEPYVIDWSPTQVQNGATVNAVPPQEPNSSTIRQFDSMADARAYVANDSTAQIGGIGGKPSQRVEAMEHYRLVGASERSATTSNNYNRGLLSTALALFGNQGAVTEVQNRADCNSDVALPQGDGSYACLSQGAADFLQPTEPRWTKVFERVPGATIEGTGPADTTVRGQVEMQMPGSDETFTYHQVAETDENGEFTMTVPYSTTGYDEWGPDEGHTNVSVRANSSYQFQTATQADNGTVYSWSGTTDVTEGQVIGKDDSVSTVDMERSELFNPNEQGNESDGSENVTAGNETDGSDGDSTTDTTGDETTESGTDGNTTGSLVAVPRD
- the aglG gene encoding glucosyl-dolichyl phosphate glucuronosyltransferase encodes the protein MRVSVVLCTHTLDRYSDFSEAARSVLDQTYDDVELVLVSDGDEAVYDRFQKDFGDRDDVVLHCNEENVGLLQSRNNGAKVATGDVVAFVDDDAVADERWVEELVDVYEARDVRAVGGRMTPAWIAGKPAFLPEEFYWLVGVTQRGFGPADGDEDTPGEVRNTFGSNISFDRETFLDLGGFEDDIGGRKGDANLQGGETELAARLDAQYGYRVYYNPDAKVAHKVFDYRTDPVWLLDRAFWQGYSKRGMEVFVPGSTGEESEFLGQLLTEFVPSRISDLVSGPSLEKALQLVMLFVFTGAVGLGYLYGVVKWQ
- a CDS encoding glycosyltransferase, whose product is MIGASADGSESAAFDDAISDLDVALAHWHVNAWGGAEYLVTKLAEVLDVDRIYTTGTPSPDDPNPYGDVEFYDVTQDLSPAPLRRFQTRFGRVFEYALWEDVDWREYGYPDVLVTSGATTRAVITPDDTLHVNYCHSPPRWFYDLYHDRKGSLSGMLARPIVRYLRMRDMTVDPRVDRYFVNSPIIARRLKKFFKRDGEVLYPPLDLDTYHNDGDEGFYLHLGRLDEEKGIEAVVEAFAAGTDRKLVLCGGEGDADDDVRALIDRAANIDYRGFVSQEEKHRLLATCRAVVFNGRNEDFGIVPIEANASGKPVLARNEGFPGLFVEDGENGLLHDGTPRGIVDAVDRLERDGVSGDRRSMVENFSIEAFENQLTETLVERYESFETAIETSDDLRRTR
- a CDS encoding alkaline phosphatase family protein, with amino-acid sequence MTDTIVLGLDGANWALLEPWIEDGRLPNIASLRESGVWTDMESCLPPVTCPNWRCYSTGKNPGKLSVFWWEKIDTDARTLTTPNSRSFKSANYWDYLNDEGLTAGIVNLPMSYPPFDVDEYMVAGGPGSEQESYTYPPELADQLDGDGYRLHPDTPVASKEDRAAADAMVDLIDQRLATFRQLLDDGDVDVAHLTVFYVNVLQHFFWRGEPTRSAWEVIDEHIGAIREDYPDATLMLMSDHGCKDVDTVFYINSWLEEEGYLVTETDAADALTGVGINKKEISKLAHKLGVHDLVTSLAPEWLTSSIPEDEEGFKREQKLEKVDWDRSRAIASGQGLVYLIDDDPATRDELVADLESLTNPSGAPIAREVFTSEEAYSGDYVSDAPDIVFDQRPGVHTSGAIGSNPVFDDVGHWEAENIRTGLYLADGPDVDADSLPETISITDVAPTVLTSVDCAVPSDVDGEPLDLFSDAAVREREPIPFDGLESSSGEEVQERLEDLGYLE
- a CDS encoding polysaccharide deacetylase family protein; its protein translation is MSMETRDQAYMDGTEVEAAVEYARIAGKYDVPVTLFLTGKSVIEEPEKVRTLVAMDNVELGGHDYWAFTTPVHAAWRALGKVTRNRIGSWNGPRPFQAHEIRKTVAAFGDLGVTVRSWRDHAYRHDRHTADLLSQYDITHFSDTVEPDGTVHKENGLTVVPVNTPPDHEHVYHSFRTRDFVANDDFEGPFGAESRDVEDWAEWVLDHVADHRCAGKTATVLAHPACMQLADGFTAFEDLCAAIDGGRFLSAVEG